CTACTCCAACAACCTGTTCCCAATTGACATTGtatgattgttttttatttagattttctcATCATATTTACAATAGTGGCATCTCCTCTCTCTGTCAAACAGCTATTAAAAGGTGAAAAATCCACCCCTACTCCTAATTCTTTACACCAAGACAAACAACAGCCGGAGAATGTTAAATCTGTACTGCCTGAACCTTTTGGGGACACTCCTAGTTACCAATCCAGTGATTCAGATCACTCTAACCCCCCACTATTTATTTATCTGTGAGTATCCTGGCTTCCCCATTGTTAGTCCTTCCCGTATCCACTCCCAAATATAAGCCAATTCTTAGTGTGCATCCTGCTTCTTTGGAGTCTTGTTATGGTTAGGACCTCACCTCATTCTGAGTAGGGTTCGGTGGGACTCTGTCTTAGAGAAAAAGAACATAGTGGTGACCATGGATAAGAACCCAACAGAGCACTACATACAAAGAGTTTTCATAACATCTGTCACATTAGttgtacatttgttttatttggctAAATTAGTGCTACTACTAaacattcttattttttaaaataagtaaaactCCAGTATAATGTATACATCCATCCAATTACATAGCGAAATTGTGCAGCATTTATCTTAACAAATTCCTATTATAAATCCTCCTAGACTATTCCGCCTACAtgctaccctatgtctcatgtctgcacctcctTTGTCTACCTCAAATGTACTTTTAGGAAGTGGGTTGGTATATAGTGCTATGTTATATTGCCACTTCTACTGTTTTGattgtaaatctatcaaatttcattcacttacatccccATTAAACTTTCCATACCAacacttccaaatttccactttgactcctgtttttatgtttaacattaatttgtaatttgtttaatttgctcTTGTATATTTGCTATGTAGAATTGTACTTTTATGATTCATACTTGTAATCTGTACTTGTATAATTTGTTATTATgtgtaatttgtatttgtgtgatttGTATGCTGACTGACGCTGCAGAATTTGTAGAAGCTGATGTCTGATTTTTGGTTAATCCCCTTGTCATTGTTCCTTGAAAGAGTATAATtcctgtgtgttttatttatgcaATAAGTTACCATTGTACTTACTGACTGATTGCCTAATCTGAGCCCCTAGAGTATTGGGTACCCTCAACACTGCAAGCAGGGTAAGCAAGGGGAGGGGTGCACCGTGACTGAGAGGCGCTCCTCTTTGCCTGCCTTCCCCGCTTATACACTGACTCTGTAGAAAAACTCTTCCGGCTGCATCCACCAGTCGCGGCACCTTATACTATATAatgtcactgtcagtgaggagcggcgcagagaggagcaagaAGACTGAAGAAAAGAGGACAGAAGAGGAAAAGAAGAGGATAAGGTCATAGGAAGGTAAATAAGgaacggaggggggggggcagtttgaTAAAGGGGCAACAGTATTATGAAGGGGCAACAGTCTTatcaaggggcacagtgtaataaagagGAAACAGTGTGATGGAAAAGTAAACgtgtaatgaaggagggcacagtgtgatgaaggaggggacagtgtgatggaagggggacagtgtgatggaaggggcacagtgtgatggagggtgcacagtgtaatgaaggagggcacagtgtgatgaaggaggggacagtgtgatggaagggggacagtgtgatggaaggggcacagtgtgatggagggtgcacagtgtaatgaaggagggcacagtgtgatgaaggagaggacagtgtgatggaagggggacagtgtgatggaaggggcacagtgtgatggagagtgCACAttgtaatgaaggagggggcacagtgtaatgaagcagaagtcacagtgtgatgaaaaagggcactgtgtgatgatgaaggggggcattTTTTGTCTTCTATATTTCTCACCAAtataatttgccaaaaatgtaaaattggattacaaataatacatattcttcatttttattattcatgTAGCAATAAacgtttgctgtttaatgtatttatttgtataactCACTTTATTAAAGGTTAGTATATGATTAGTATTAAAAGatgaaaagcattattgaatgaacaaataatttataaaagaggagggtgccagacatgctagcaccggcccttGCCCTCAGGATTAGGTTTGAGAATCCAAAGTGATGTCACACAATTGTGGGGTAAATTTTGAGAGTACCTCctgcctcagtgaggtcactggttctcACTGAATTCAATGGCTGCATTCTCAAGAATATGCTCAGCTCACAATTATTTGACCAGAATTCATTTGAGAAACTAAACACTTACTTGCACAACAACTGGGAAATAAGGGATGTTTCAATATTTGAAAGTGTTTATTACACCACGACCTTCAGGAATTAAATACTTTtggtggaataaaaaaaaatacagaaaattttACTCAACTATAGTCTTCAAAACAAAGTCTCCAGGTCACAGTTTAGGCCCTGGTGATCTTATATCAAGGCCGTAATCAACAGCTTCTAAGTTGCCCTGAGAGTAGAGTTTGAAAAAATTTAAGATAACTTCTGGTTCAGTATAGGTCTCCTTCACGGCTGGGTCCTGCATCATGAGATTGTACCAGGCACCGATGTGTGGGGTCTTCTCCAAATATCTACAGAGTGGAGAATAAAAATAGTAAGTAACCTCCATAAAAGGCTCTACTCCCCTTCCCCTTCTCACCCCCAAAACATTGGAATCAAATATCGTTTTTAATGGGGGGTTTTGTTTTATTATCTATTTAAGGTCCAGTGACTGccaccatattttttatttactgaccaattatatacagtaaatatgatAGGTTATcaaagtaaagcaagaaatatGAAGTTTGGGAATATACTTTATATGATTTGTAGTGTTGACATATTCACTTGCTCTAGTTTTGCTATATGGAAATAGCCAATCAATAAAACGTTTATACacactataccatacttgccaactctcccggaatcccgggagagcaggcaaatatcccacaAACGGCCTCTTgccgtcaaaatgacgcgattcacggtgaatcgcgtcattttgaccctgcccccccccccgcgacaaaaacagcattttgtcacggtggcggggccaaaatgacacgaatcGCCGTGCCCCTCCCGCACCCCAAccatgcccccctgcctgggatctcacGGAAAGACctcttaaaaggttggcaagtatgcactatacCTCTGCTTAATTAAGGAGTGCAATGATAGAATACAATTGAAAACCTGGTGTGGTAAttataaagatatataatatattgtatatagtttGCGCTTACTCTTTAGCATCAAAAATGTTGAACCAGGGCCAGATCATGTAATCAATCATAGACACAGATTTTCCACTGAAGTATGGCGTTCCCTTTTTAGCCAACAGCTGAAAATCAGAATCAACAGTTAGACTTTGATATTTTACAATTACTTATTTCAAACGGTTGTGAAAATTTAgagaaaaaacaaccagtatttaacaaaaaacaatCAAGTTAGGAGTACAACAGTAAACACatattaacaatatttacatgATAGCAGCCAAAAATATGAGTATTATTAAGGTAAAGAAGTCTAACCAATATAAAAAGCtaaggcagccagggcatgctggcacttgtggttctccaagtgtcagcatgccctggctgccatgagtatgctggtgcttgtagttctacaagcaccagcatgcccagacttaATGGCAGCACAGGCtggctgggagttgtagttacacaaagtaaaatagtgtttttcacagtttttcttttacacacactttattaatcaacaccaggggtgtgggaagagccctagggctttcagcacagggctggagaGGGGCTCGCACATTtctttggcggaccccactccctagggagtCCAGACCCGTGcttaacagcctggggttggtttgtcattatgacaggtgGACCCTCTGCTGCagttttccctgctatagtgtcaccccAGCTGgtgtgcctagtgctggtttgCACAAAATTGGGTGGACCCCACGCTCCCCCCGCCCCCCTTGATTTTGTGactaccagcactagggttaatatcacTAGTAGGGGGgaaccccacacattttttttttttttttaaatctatttctaAACACGTATAGAGCTGGCAGGTTGTCCGGTTATAATGCAGAGCTGAAGCaaaagatacggcagaaaatcagGTTACTCTGATGGCCGTAGAGCTGGATACggccgtggctgcgtgcgcttgagtttggatGCCTCTAGTGTACATTCCTACGGCAacatgccccttccccacccaggCCACACCCTGATGTagtaggttgtagtaagtgtccctTGCGGCGACCAGTGCACAGAACAGGCCGGGCATTTACGGCCGTATCTGCCGTTTCTGGGCATTCGCAGAGTGATTTAGCGtttgatacgctcaaaatcgacagatatgtgccttgatgaagcaGGCCCTGAAGACATACATTTGTGTAGCAACTAATGACAATGTACAATTAATTGACAATGTGCAAATAATGACAATGTAGCATTGTCAGtgcactaggaaccaatgatatCACGTATTGTGGCTGCATTCTCACAAAAATTCCTACAGGCCACAAAGTTGCTGCCTCCACAGTGTATAATTATTCCATTTTAAAattggtggaaaaaaaaatctcgtTACCTCTTCAAGTTTTGTAAATTTCTCCAAAAACTGTGCCTTTAATTCAGTTGTATCTCTATTTTTCCGCTTTGCAAAAATAATCTTGTACAACACAGATGTGATCTGTACAAAAACAATACAGGACTTTAGTAGGTTGCAGAAGATCCGACTGTTGGCTATGGGTATCAGTGTTTCTTATTACAGGCTATAAACAGACAGGGCATGATAACAGGAACATAAAACAGACAAATAGTTGCTGGGTAATATTAATGAGCCACTACATCCAAAATACAATTTGAACCAATGTTAAAAAGGGGCAACACATACAAAACTGCATTACGTATAAACTGTAGCGTTTGTGGGAAAAGCAAAGAGACAATTGAAGATTCGTAGATtggaacataataataataatagtttgaaACAGAGTCCCAAAACACTTTTCAGAATATCAGAACTCTAAgccagaaaatgtaaaatttaagaCCATTGAACATGTTAATTTAAACGTCTCAATTTAGCAAACGGAAACATTTTGGTTTTGttctttggatatttttgcaGCAAAGGGGTTAAATAAAGGCTGTGAAATTGGCCCATTTCTTTAAGTCACTGTGTAATCGTTTTATCTCTACcccaatattattatatagattGGCCTAAATTATAGACGATTTACAGGTATATTTCTGTGTGTTGGATTATATATATTACGGCCAGATATAATTTTTTATCAGCTTCCTCAATTTCaaagtattttttataattatttatacattctaaTGCtatatgttccttttttttttttttaaaaaaaacacatttatagttgaagttataatacacaaatttttgtttttaatatccaATATGTAAAATTTAGGACATTAaattatgctgggtacacactacagaaaataactACAGATGCGATTTTTGTAACGATTTTACTGATTGAAAAGTCCctatgagcatgcagattcatgtgtacacacctacacgatttaccgtcagatcagtgctcttcatctgtcataaccagctactgaaaagatggtgactctgtacactccatagagatctgcctacacttctggttgtgagtgcacatacacatttgcccaacatcgttccatcgttgatcgtgatttttaggaagtttataaagctaaatcaaacaatacaatgtgctttggtgccataaaacatgattgtgggagtgtacacactaatacgatatctTACGAAATGGTTATTTACTGTGCGATCGACACGATGATTGGATAAAAAAactgtagtgcgtacccagctttactcactTCCTCAAGTTACTTTGTGATTACATTTATTAACAGATAAGGTGTTTGAAGCTTATGATTGGCCGAGACGCCGACAACAACCAATTGTTATTCGCTTTTCATTGGTGGGATTACACAGACCCAATCCCTTGGCTgagagaaattatttattttaaataggaatttatttaaaaatgagacTATATTATTACATTCAGCTTAATCCACACAAATATTGGTAGCTGTTATTTTGGAAGGGCACAAAATAGATTAaagatgatgggcctgattcatcttcacaGGTGCATTCAATTCATGGTCAAACGCAAATGATTCTTTCGACTGTCTATAACTAACGGGCGGACACACCTAGGCAATGTACAGGAAGGGCGTGACGAGGATGAGCGCACTCACATTTGCCCGACTCACACTCCGGACATCTCTAAGCGCCGTGTTTTTTACTGTATCACTTGCATACAGGgccggtgtaagtgccgactgatagcgaTGACTGATACTGAAACCTGACACGCATGAATGCCACAAGTGGAAGTAAGAGAAACTTATCAAAATGAATTTGATGTACAGTGGGTATTaaggacatcctgatttatgtatttcatgtaaaattaaatctttaaaaaatatatatttttttacatttattttttattaatgattataccatTAAGAGTTGTCAATCTACTTAATAGCTTGGTTTTTccgcatgcgttctgatgggaatttatgctacacatatgcatgtgcgtatcctgcactgtgttcgtctgtctacatacggcaagtaacgcaTAGCCAGAGCGTATTTATATCCATAGTCAAATGgagacgtatcttgagatctgcttgtattgAATACAGGTGGACGTGCGTGCATCTAACGTACATTTTTTTCAACTGCAAATTGTGTTCGCATTTctttccaagatgaatcaggcccattatatttcCAATATATGTAACAATACTAGTACAATACTGATCTTTCTGGATTATGGCTTTACGGATAACAGGTCCCATAGCCATGCGATAAACATTTGGAGTCCAAGCAAGGCTCAATAGGTTGTCCACATGTTGGACCTCAATGTAGCTGAAATGTGTGAATTAGACAGGTGTACTAAAATAGGAatcaatatataacaaaaaaaaaataataggcaCATCACTCTTCAGCGCACCTGTGAATGATCCTGTATCAGTAGCTTGCATTCTGAGGTAGGAACCCTAATAACCCTCCCATCTTCCCACCCCAGCAAAATAATGTAAGGATTCCAGTTCCTCCTACCGTGGAGAAATGCTCCAATATCATCTTCTGCTGTGCCTTTATATAAGGGTCAGCTGGAGTCAGCTTAATCCCAGGAAAGGCTTCATCCAGGTAGTCACAAACAATTGGAGATTCATAAATGATTTTACCATCTGAAGTTTCAAGAGCAGGTACCAGACCCAGAGGGCTTTTCTCAAAAAACCAGTCCGGCTTGCTCTTTAAATTAATGTTCACAACTTCATGCCTAAACAGAGAAAATAAATAGGTTTTTTTTGCcaaagtaaaattatattttataaacatgtaCATTACAGGGGGAAAATTTATTCAAAATTATATGCAATAGATCCACTGaggaatatgtaaaacaaaaacataaaagatgggttttagaaaaaatattttttacagcaataaaagtgttgcatgctaataatgtatgtttaaatgtcaTTGTTATGTAACACCCGTTTCCCTTGCACTCTGTAATGGGTGGTGAAATGTTATCACTTTATCTTCAGTGCCTGCACCCTagtcttctacacagtatggtgggatgcGGATTGTAactgaatccaccaggggttgactaGGGAAGCCCTTGTACccgaccacactaaccctctgaATAATAATTGACCACACACTTTGGTTACAGACAATCAACTGGCTGTTTATTTTGGGGAAAGTAAATGGGTAAGGTATATTTAAATATGGGGAGATTCTGGTTGGGATAAGTGGGGCAACGGGTATGATAATAATTCAAGGCAACAGTACAGCAATAGCGAACAAACAAGATGGCCATCACACGTGCATTCTCTGGCACCCAAACTCTCCCACAACGCGCTCACGCACAGGGTGAGGAACATAAATCAACAAAGATTTAACACAATAATCACAGTCTTGCCAATATTAAGTAGTTTGTGAGATTTACTAGTTAACATCGGTGCACCTGTAGAAACGTTGGTAACTTGCATTAGATCTCTGATACTTGAAATGTCTATATCTCTCTCAGGTGACACAGTCTCTGGTATATGTACAGATTTATGCAAGGAGGTCTAATTTATGGAATTAGAGGTATAGTGTTCTTTTCTTAATGTAGCATTATTGGTCTCACAGTATTTGGTTTGTTACTACTTATCTCTTTCCCTCTGGATGAAGAAGAAGGTCTCAGCCACTCTTGGACTACCTGCAAGCTTGATCTTGCTAGCTGTTCCTCTCTTTTCACACGCAATTTGCTAATAGCGGGAGACTCCATCTCCGCACATAGGCTCACTTTGCTCTCAGGTTGCTTGATAGCTGATTCTCTGCAGGGATCCAGCTACAAGACTTTACTGTGCAGAGCTACAACCAGCATATCTTTCCATAACTCTGATTTATCTCTTTTTGTTTGCACACTCTTTCTTTCCCGCAGACTCTCCTATCCGACCTCACTGCTTCCACTGCCGCTGTCACAACCTCAGGCTGCCAGCACCTCTTCCCTGTCAGCTTTCTCCTTCCTTCCTGTCTCTCCTTCCAGCTCAAACTCACTGTCAGGACTGATCTCTGCTTCACCCTGCATTTCCATAGCAACATGAGCTCCTGGCTGTTCAGCATAAGACAATCTGGTTACAGATCATTTCATAAAAACAATTGTAGATGAAACCCAAGTGAGGCACAACTTTGCGCTTTTATCCCCACAAAACAAAGGTATTTGCCCTTTAAAATACAGGCTCCACCTGTGCTACATAACTAATTATGAAAGTGATGTATGATGTAATATATAGTCAGAAAAGGCAAAACACAACTGGGTAtgagtaataccccattcacactgacGCAAAAACCTGGATTATTGCCGGGGCAAGCACCGACAACCCGGTTCGAGGCTGAGTGTTAACGGGTCCCCCTGTTAATTCCCGGGTTGGATTATCCAGAAATTAGACCCGAGTCTTTTGGAAggttattcccgggtccaagccgggtagcctccagtctgaagggagagacccgggtctcaccaaaagctattgaaaacataaaaaaaaaaaaaaaaaggaaaaacttaCATCACAAgaagagccaatcaaagctcctcttgtgatgttgccatggagacccgggcagactCAGGTTCAGTGTAAGCGCGGTCAGACCGGGAATTTTccggggtgggaggctctgtctcccagcaatatcctgggttcacatacccgggatattgcagtggcggcaatgtgaaagtggtataatttGTCTAACAAGCTCAAAATGATTGTCCAGATATGCCTGGAGAATAGATCAGAGTAGATGCGGGCTGTTTTATATGCATCCGCTGCTGTGTATTAAGACTTCGTTAGAAATCCACATTCTAGATTAGACTAGAACTGTACTAGACTCAAAGGTTCATGGTGGGGAGCATTAATTTGATACTTTTTCCTGTACATAAATGTATAGCTTATTACATGCATATCTTACTTCATAGTGGAAAGATTaggcagagcacaggacagacGTTACAGTTTGAGAAATGAGGAACAAGCTTATAAGGCTGCAGCTAAGAGATAGGAGAAGTTCTGATTTTAGGGCATGTTTATATGTAGAGTAGAGCACTTTCTAATATGTATCTAGAACAGAATAAGACCCTGCTATTTCTATCAAGGATTTTGGAAGAGCAGTGTGTTGGAGGATCCTATAAAGCTCTATGGAAGCACTGTTATAGTACCCCTATAAAGCTCTATGGAAGCACGACTATGGATGGCTGGCAGTGTGCTTTAACAAGAGAGAGCCTGATCTCAGACACAGGTAACaggagtttggtggaggaggccaTTTGCTATACACGGGACACAGGATTGATTAAGGACTCATATAGTAGAGGTAACGGACCTTGGAAGGTTTGTTAAGTACAAATATAAAGATTTCTCATCTAAAACTTACTGTAGCTAACTTTTTCATAAGCATTAAATCACCACAGAACAATCCATGATATATTATTAAAGATTATCAATCAACTAAAAACACTGTTCAAACACATGAGGAGATAGAACTGCAATTTCCACAGCTCTATACTTTGTCAAGTAATAATATTGGACATTGCGACTTTAAAGGGGGATCTCAACCTAACCCACAAAATTCCTGAAAATGTGGGTATTTGTCTCTTGATACCTCTCCCCATTTCATTTTCTTTGTTATATGTAGCCCCCCAACACATGGGACTTGATGCCAAGTACATCAGAGAGAGCAGGGAGAAATGTAAAATTGTCAGTGTAGGGATGTCACTGTATCTGCCACCTAAttggttaaatattataatatggaACCGCGCTCTCCTCCCAAGGTTTGTGAGAGCTGCACCtgctaagggtatccctccctttgGAATAAATCTAGAATTTTataatgctgggcgctcatcaaatGTTTTACCTAAAAATGCAGACCTAGTGATCCAATGATGTTATAAAACCAATCAATAGATAgttgctaacatttattaaaatacaataaaaatacaataaaggtaCAATAAAGGTATAATCACGTGTTACCATGAATATATGGCTAATGAATAATGGAATAATGATATGTACATTAAATGGGATTAATATCACTTGAATTAATAACGTGATCTACACAATAATGTACATGATATCAACCTGACTGCATACCGAACAGATAAATTCATAgacaataaatgaataacattaaAGTAACTCTATCAAAAATAGTCCATATATCACAGTTCTATTTATCCGGATTGGTGATGCGTGCTGCTGAGGATACATACCCcataataaaattgtaaatataaatataaatataaacagtcCTCATGAGGGTTGTAAACTTTCGATTCAGAGAGATCCGTCACGCTTACATACATGTATCAAAAATGATGAATGAATCAGACAATTAGTTGTATAGATCCATGCGAAAATGATACTTGCGGTTTGAAGTTTACCGGGTGTAGGGTTCAACCTTTGCAATAAATCCAGTATAATGTCCCAATGATAGACAGACATACAAAATATCAGCTGGTCCAAAAATGAAAAAAGGAGATAGTTCAGCAGCGGGTGATCACGCCGCTGCTGTTAGCGGCTAACGGTGCATTCCACTGTGGAGCGCAAACGCACTTCCCCCCCTTGGTATGAGGGGAACTACTATTTGCAGGTTCGCACCCAGCTATGCGAATCTCTATATGAGTTATTGGGAGAACGGATTCATTTGGACCCAACATAGCTGGAGTGCGAACCTGGTACTCTGGAGGCgatacattgatgatattttGATAATCTGGAAAGGGACAGAACAAGCCCTACTTCAATTTCTTGGATATATTAATGATAATGAGTTTGGGTTAAAATTTGTGGCTAATTTTAGTCAATCATCTATACAATTTTTAGACCTCGAGATTTTTATCAAAGAGAACAAACTAATGACAAAAACATACCGAAAAGCAGTTGACATCAACAGTTTTATCTTGGCAAATAGCAGTCATCATCCGAACTGGCTACGCAGTATACCATTTAGTCAGTTCACTCGTGTTAGACGTAACTGTACAGCAATAGAAGACTTTATTGAACAAGGTAAAGAAATGCAGCAACAATTTATTGACAAGAAATATGATCCTCACATAGTTGGCCAAGCCTTTAATAAACTTCAGGATACTGATAGGAGTCAGttacttaaatataaaaacaaaagtattaGTGGTAAGGAAGAATCTACACGATCCACTACACTGAATAACGATAGGATATTCTTTGTGTCAAACTATTCCcaggaatcagataaaattagacGAATCATCCAAAAGCattggtacattctacaacagGATGACCTATTGGGGTCTATATTACCAGCAAAACCCTGTATGTCCTTTAGGAATGCCCCTGACTTCAAACAAAAACTAACTTCCAGCTATATCCCCAAAGAAGAACCTAAAAAGACTGGTAACTGGCTACATAACACCAAAAAAGGATTCTATTACTGTGGACAGTGCTCGAACTGCACAAGATTAAGGTGCAGGAGCACTAGGCCAATCACAGAGTATCACTCTGAGGTCAGTGGCAAAACATATCAGATAAAGGAATTCATTACCTGTAATAGTAGGTACGTTATTTACCTACTACAATGTAGTTGTGGCAAACAATATGTAGGTAGAACCATTAGACTCTTAAAGGAAAGGATTAGAGAACATCTGAGGAACATCACTATTGGGTTTGAAAACCATCATGTGTCTAAGCACTTTAAAGACGCACACAGCTGCCAGTATGAAGGGATGTCATTTATTG
The nucleotide sequence above comes from Mixophyes fleayi isolate aMixFle1 chromosome 6, aMixFle1.hap1, whole genome shotgun sequence. Encoded proteins:
- the LOC142160999 gene encoding glutathione S-transferase omega-1-like, whose protein sequence is MSGSQRSLGKGSDAPGPVPEGIIRLYSMRFCPFAQRARLVLLAKGIKHEVVNINLKSKPDWFFEKSPLGLVPALETSDGKIIYESPIVCDYLDEAFPGIKLTPADPYIKAQQKMILEHFSTITSVLYKIIFAKRKNRDTTELKAQFLEKFTKLEELLAKKGTPYFSGKSVSMIDYMIWPWFNIFDAKEYLEKTPHIGAWYNLMMQDPAVKETYTEPEVILNFFKLYSQGNLEAVDYGLDIRSPGPKL